From the Parafrankia irregularis genome, the window CCGCGACCGGGCTGCGCTACGTCACGATGATCACCTCCCTGGCGGTCATCTTCGGCGGCGGGCTGCTCGGACTGCTGGCGGTCGTGACGCGGCTGCGCCGGTCCACCGGCGTCGAGCGGGCCCGGCTGCAGTGGCTGGTGCTCGGGGTCGCCTGCCTGCTCGGCGCGACCCTGCTCGGCGCGCTCCCGCACGGGCCGGACGGGCAGGCCACCGGCATGGACGTCGGGATGGCGCTGCTGGTCGCCGCGATCGGCGTCGGCGCCGTCCGCCATCGGCTGTTCGACATCGGGACGGCGCTCAGCCGGATGCTGGTATACGGCCTGCTCACCGCGTTCCTGCTGCTGGCCTACGCGGCGACGGTCGCCGGCGCGGGCGCGCTGGTGCCGGGGCGCCGGATCGCCTACGGCGTGCTCGCGGTCGCGGCGCTGGTCGCGGCGGCGGCCCGCGACCAGCTGCAGCGCCTCGTCGACCGGCTGCTGTTCGGCGCGGCCCGCGACCCGTACGCGGTACTCGCCGTCCTGCGTGGCCGGCTCGACCTGGCCACCGGTCCGGTGGACGCGCTCTCCCAGCTCACGGACGGGGTGCGGGAGGCGCTGAAGGTGCCCTACGTAGCAGTGGAAGGCAGCGACGAACGGCTGCCGACGATCGAGTCCGGGACGTCCGTCGGCTGGCTTGAGCGGCTGCCGGTGCCCGCCAGGACCGGACGCGGGCGGGCCGGCACGCTGCTTGTGGGCCGCCGCCATCCGGCCGACCAGTTCACCGAGACGGAACGGGCGATGCTCGACGACATCGCCCGGCGGGCCGGCGACCTGCTCGACGCGGCGAGCACACAGCATGAGCTGCGGCGCAGCCGGGAGCGGCTGGTCACCGCGCGCGAGGAGGAACGCCGCAGGCTGCGCCGCGACCTGCACGACGGCGTCGGCCCCCAGCTCGCCGCGATGGCGATGCAGCTCGACGTCATCGCCTCGGGCCTGGCGGAACGGGCCGACCCCGCGGCGGAGCGCGCCGCCCTGGTCCGGGACCGACTGCGCGGCACCGTGCGCGAGATCCGGCACATCGTCGAGGATCTGCGCCCGCCGGCGCTCGACGAGGGCGGGCTGGCGGTCGCCCTGACGCAGGCCGTCGCGCCGTTCGCGCCGGTCGTGGCCCTGGACGCACCGGCCGAACTGGCGGCGCTCGTCCTGCCGGCCGCGACCGAGGTCGCCGCGTACCGGATCGTCGCGGAGGCGGCGACGAACGCGGTCCGGCACTCGGGCTGCGAGCGGTGCGTCGTCCGGGTTCGGGCCGAGCCGCCGTGGCTGCTGGTCGAGGTGTGCGACGACGGCGGCGGCCTGGCCGCCGACGCGGTCCCGGGAATCGGGCTGCGCAGCATCCGGGAGCGGGCGAGTGAGGTGGGCGGTCGCCTGGAGGTCCTCGACGCCCGATCCGTCCGCCCCACCGGCGGAACCGAGCCCAGCGGCGGAACCGAGCCCAGCGTGATCGAGCCCAGCGCGATTGCGCGCGGCGGGACCGGGAGCGGCGGGACCGGCGCGGGTAGCGGCACGGTGGTTCGGGCGCGGCTGCCGTTGCGGGAAGGCGGCCCGGTGTGACATCACTGCGCGTCGTGATCGCCGATGATCACGAGCTGTTCCGGGACGGGCTGCGCGGCCTGCTGGCCGACCTGGGCGCGACCGTGGTCGCCGAGACTGCGGACGGCAACGCCGCACTGGCGGCGGTGCTGCTGCACCGGCCAGACGTGGTGCTCATGGACCTGCGCATGCCGGGCCTGGGCGGCATCGAGGCCACCGCCCGCATCGGCGAGCAGGCGCCAGGGACGTCCGTCCTGGTCCTGACGATGAGCGAGGACACCGCCTCCCTGCAGGCGGCCCTGCAGGCGGGGGCACGCGGCTACCTGCTGAAGGAGTCGTCGAAGGCGGACGTCGCGCGAGCGTTGGAGGCGGTGGCGCGCGGTGAGCTGGTCATCGGACCGGGGGTCGCCGACAAGGTGCGCCACGCCGTCGGCGGGCTCTCACCGCGGATCTTCCCTCAGCTGACGGACGCCGAGATCCGGGTGCTGGACCTCGTCGCGGACGGTCTCGCCAACGGGCAGATCGCCGCCCGGCTGTCCCTCTCCGAGAAGACTGTGCGCAACCGGATCTCGACGATCCTCACCAAGCTCGAGGCGGCGACCCGCACCGAGGTGATCCTGCGGGCCCGCGACGCCGGCTTCGGATCCGGTACGACCGAGTAGCGGCCCGATTCGTGGGCCCGATACGTCGGCATGGTCAGACGCCACCGGGGGAGCGCTTCACCGGCCGCGGCTGTTGCTGCTGCTCGCTGGACGCCGGCCCGCATGTCGGCGGCACCGTGTCCCAGGTGTCGTACTCATGGCGGGCATCCGCGATCTCGTCCTGGTGTGTGATGACCCAGTCCGTGAGGACGGAGAGCGGCACCAGCAGCGTGACGCCGAGCTCGCTCAACGAGTATTCGACCGTGACCGGGACCGTCGGCGCGACCGTGCGCGTCACCAGGCCGTCCCGCTCCAGGCCGCGCAGCGTGCGGGTGAGCATCCGCTGGCTGATGCCTTCGACCAGACGGTGCAGCTCGTTGAATCGCCGGGGCCCGCGCCCGAGCAGAACGACAACCAGCACGCTCCATTTGTCACCCACCCGGCGCAGCACGTC encodes:
- a CDS encoding response regulator transcription factor, whose translation is MTSLRVVIADDHELFRDGLRGLLADLGATVVAETADGNAALAAVLLHRPDVVLMDLRMPGLGGIEATARIGEQAPGTSVLVLTMSEDTASLQAALQAGARGYLLKESSKADVARALEAVARGELVIGPGVADKVRHAVGGLSPRIFPQLTDAEIRVLDLVADGLANGQIAARLSLSEKTVRNRISTILTKLEAATRTEVILRARDAGFGSGTTE
- a CDS encoding sensor histidine kinase, translating into MTSGAVVASVLAVGLALQSVLCSVGAVLLHRYVTARTAEHVALDRADLVLAIAFPLVAALVLVYQPRNRVGWLLLTTALTGPYLLATQYAALALLSGAQGISGAQGLPAQEAATWFATWGYVPYLVLWGLVPVLFPDGRLPSRRWRAPVTATAVAIGCHLIARMFCPTQLDVSSLLRNPYGLESATGLRYVTMITSLAVIFGGGLLGLLAVVTRLRRSTGVERARLQWLVLGVACLLGATLLGALPHGPDGQATGMDVGMALLVAAIGVGAVRHRLFDIGTALSRMLVYGLLTAFLLLAYAATVAGAGALVPGRRIAYGVLAVAALVAAAARDQLQRLVDRLLFGAARDPYAVLAVLRGRLDLATGPVDALSQLTDGVREALKVPYVAVEGSDERLPTIESGTSVGWLERLPVPARTGRGRAGTLLVGRRHPADQFTETERAMLDDIARRAGDLLDAASTQHELRRSRERLVTAREEERRRLRRDLHDGVGPQLAAMAMQLDVIASGLAERADPAAERAALVRDRLRGTVREIRHIVEDLRPPALDEGGLAVALTQAVAPFAPVVALDAPAELAALVLPAATEVAAYRIVAEAATNAVRHSGCERCVVRVRAEPPWLLVEVCDDGGGLAADAVPGIGLRSIRERASEVGGRLEVLDARSVRPTGGTEPSGGTEPSVIEPSAIARGGTGSGGTGAGSGTVVRARLPLREGGPV
- a CDS encoding winged helix-turn-helix transcriptional regulator translates to MLDTHMGVPTVLAVDLGLPVTPAEHEACPITDVLRRVGDKWSVLVVVLLGRGPRRFNELHRLVEGISQRMLTRTLRGLERDGLVTRTVAPTVPVTVEYSLSELGVTLLVPLSVLTDWVITHQDEIADARHEYDTWDTVPPTCGPASSEQQQQPRPVKRSPGGV